Proteins encoded by one window of Teretinema zuelzerae:
- a CDS encoding ATP-dependent helicase, translating into MNTDSWLRILNPEQKAAVVHEGSPLLILAGAGSGKTRVITTKIAWLISERGMDPASILAVTFTNKAAREMAERAARMESRAEHSVLRTFHSFGAWLLRRNAALAGLESTFTIYDDDDGVTLLSKAMPALTRQQASAAVHKIARAKDYCLGPDSSLLSLIDPDPEFAEVYRLYEKRLRDTGNVDFGDLILLPVRLLAEHPEVRDRLHSRFSVVMVDEYQDSNVAQFELLKAITGPNTYLCVVGDDDQSIYRFRGAEVKNILTFADSFPGTQVIRLERNYRSVGPILSVAGDVVSKNEGRLGKTLIAERGDGKKPVLVFIPNQDDEASFCAELIANSRKKGCPYADWAILYRTNAQSLGFETEFLHRKIPYKVVGSLKFYEREEIKDSLAFLALAANGRDEIAFRRIVNKPARGLGAVTQDKIVDEGRRIIFGGESLDGAFNFDESFDYLSASRRLLETLPKKARAGLSEFLHVIESLRDMLNAGTGQPGAQSASQSESQNGLPSSSQSGSQRASGAQELPDEPPAPGESDAGGGKKGRQAKGAVGLALFVDKMIEASGLLSYHQGQDEIAGTQRVANMQELVNAASLYPLTREGLVEFLEHIELDRSMAAEEEDSDAVTLITVHNTKGLEFRRVAVTGLESGVFPRDDKKGDDLEEERRLMYVACTRAMDELYLTSCAARRLYGRTAFMEPSPFLFEIDSDSIEVLGRLPRSYQQHLSYSAGNRKSGAADSTSVKAGSASPKSGVLNAGRPIPNPERQASSPPDPLQERWKRGRKLFHDDYGYGIITQSFYREEELLIMVQFESGGEKRFMPRFQAKSLLLVEDD; encoded by the coding sequence GTGAATACCGATTCCTGGCTGCGCATATTAAATCCCGAACAAAAAGCCGCCGTCGTCCACGAGGGCTCTCCGCTGCTCATACTCGCGGGAGCCGGCTCGGGAAAAACAAGGGTGATCACCACGAAGATCGCCTGGCTTATCTCGGAGCGCGGCATGGATCCCGCTTCTATTCTTGCGGTGACCTTTACTAACAAGGCCGCGCGCGAGATGGCAGAGCGGGCCGCGCGGATGGAAAGCCGGGCCGAACATTCCGTATTGCGCACATTCCATTCCTTCGGCGCCTGGCTTCTCAGGCGCAACGCCGCCTTGGCCGGCCTTGAATCCACTTTCACCATTTACGACGACGACGACGGGGTGACCCTTCTTTCCAAGGCGATGCCGGCCCTGACCAGACAGCAGGCTTCGGCCGCGGTGCATAAAATCGCCCGCGCGAAGGATTACTGCCTCGGTCCCGACAGTTCGCTGCTTTCTTTGATAGATCCTGATCCTGAATTCGCGGAAGTGTATCGTTTGTACGAAAAGCGTCTGCGTGATACGGGGAACGTCGATTTCGGGGATCTCATCCTTCTCCCGGTCCGTTTGCTTGCCGAACATCCTGAGGTTCGAGACCGCCTGCACAGCCGGTTCTCCGTCGTGATGGTCGACGAATATCAGGACTCGAACGTCGCTCAATTCGAACTGCTGAAAGCCATAACCGGGCCGAACACCTACCTCTGCGTGGTCGGCGACGACGACCAGTCCATCTACCGCTTCCGCGGCGCCGAGGTGAAGAATATTCTCACCTTTGCCGACAGCTTTCCCGGCACGCAGGTTATCCGCCTTGAACGCAATTACCGCTCCGTCGGCCCAATTTTGTCGGTTGCCGGCGACGTCGTTTCGAAAAACGAGGGCCGGCTCGGAAAAACACTGATCGCCGAACGCGGCGACGGCAAAAAGCCCGTTCTCGTGTTCATACCGAACCAGGACGACGAAGCCTCTTTTTGCGCCGAACTGATCGCGAACTCCCGAAAAAAAGGCTGCCCCTACGCCGATTGGGCGATATTATACCGGACGAACGCCCAGTCGCTCGGCTTTGAAACAGAATTCCTGCACCGCAAGATTCCGTATAAGGTCGTCGGATCGCTCAAATTCTACGAACGCGAGGAAATAAAAGATTCTTTAGCCTTTCTCGCGCTTGCGGCGAACGGCAGGGACGAGATCGCCTTCCGCCGGATCGTGAACAAGCCCGCCCGCGGGCTCGGCGCGGTGACCCAGGATAAAATCGTGGACGAGGGCCGCAGAATCATTTTCGGCGGAGAATCGCTCGACGGCGCCTTTAATTTCGACGAATCCTTCGATTACCTCAGCGCTTCGCGCAGATTGCTGGAAACGCTGCCTAAAAAGGCGAGGGCGGGGCTTTCGGAGTTTCTCCATGTAATCGAAAGTTTGCGGGATATGCTGAACGCCGGGACCGGACAGCCGGGCGCGCAGAGCGCGTCTCAAAGCGAATCGCAGAACGGATTGCCAAGCTCATCGCAAAGCGGATCGCAGCGCGCGTCGGGGGCGCAGGAACTTCCGGATGAGCCGCCGGCTCCCGGAGAAAGCGACGCCGGCGGCGGTAAAAAGGGCCGCCAGGCCAAGGGCGCCGTCGGTTTAGCCCTGTTCGTCGACAAAATGATTGAAGCTTCAGGCTTATTATCCTACCACCAGGGACAGGACGAGATCGCCGGAACGCAGCGCGTGGCGAACATGCAGGAACTGGTGAACGCCGCGAGCCTCTATCCGCTTACGAGGGAGGGGTTGGTCGAATTTCTCGAGCATATCGAGCTGGACCGTTCGATGGCTGCCGAGGAGGAAGACTCGGACGCGGTCACCCTGATAACGGTGCACAATACGAAGGGCCTTGAATTCCGCCGCGTCGCGGTGACCGGCCTGGAATCCGGCGTTTTTCCGCGCGACGATAAAAAGGGAGACGACCTTGAAGAGGAACGCCGCCTTATGTACGTGGCCTGCACGCGGGCTATGGACGAGCTCTATTTGACGAGCTGCGCCGCCCGCCGCCTGTACGGACGCACCGCCTTCATGGAGCCGAGCCCCTTTCTGTTCGAAATCGACAGCGATTCCATCGAAGTGCTCGGCCGGCTTCCCCGCTCGTATCAACAGCACCTTTCGTATTCAGCCGGGAATCGTAAATCCGGCGCCGCCGATTCGACATCGGTAAAAGCCGGCTCGGCATCGCCGAAAAGCGGCGTTCTTAACGCTGGACGGCCGATTCCGAATCCGGAAAGGCAGGCTTCTTCTCCGCCTGATCCGCTCCAGGAACGGTGGAAGCGCGGGCGAAAACTCTTCCATGACGATTACGGTTATGGTATTATCACTCAATCCTTTTATCGCGAAGAAGAACTGTTGATTATGGTTCAGTTCGAATCGGGCGGTGAAAAGCGCTTCATGCCCCGGTTTCAGGCGAAAAGCCTGCTCCTCGTAGAGGATGATTAA
- the ftsH gene encoding ATP-dependent zinc metalloprotease FtsH, translating to MSNENNSGNNDRKPDPNDPFNFFKLSPDSGSSDPKKKSPFSKIPVWAILLAVFALLVAVNYALLSRSDSLIPFSEFRQRVVSGEITRVEIGSTYFTGYTGSAENAGDTGSGGLNLLSQNASSREKGYRTVGLLTEEFVALMNANQVVYAVHAKENNMLLDFIFQWILPFAIFFLMWRFLMKRMGGGMGGLGGSIFSAGQARSAAVEEGKVSTRFADVAGVDEAKEELVEVVDFLKFPKKYTDIGGKIPRGVLLVGPPGTGKTLLARAVAGEAGVPFFRISGSDFVEMFVGVGASRVRDLFKQAREKAPCIVFIDELDAIGKSRINSMSSNDEREQTLNQLLVEMDGFDGSTGLILLAATNRPDVLDPALLRPGRFDRQVVVDRPDVKGREQILKIHSKNVKLSKEVQLETVARTTSGFSGADLANVINEAALLAVRAGRKVVEMVDLNEAVEKAVAGLQKKSRVIKESERKIVAYHETGHALTAAFTEGSDKVHKVSIIPRGIAALGYTLQMPDEDSYLKTEKEMIGEVDVLLGGRAAEVVAFDGVSTGASNDLMRATEIVRRMITDYGMSDRFRNVALTQHGAGYGAADPKLVRDYSEQTQQYIDEEIARIINIRFEAVKARLAEKKQLLDYISGRLLEKEIMEGAEFASIIAAESSLPKSDAGGPAAV from the coding sequence ATGAGTAATGAAAACAATTCCGGTAATAACGACCGAAAGCCGGACCCGAATGATCCTTTTAATTTCTTCAAACTCAGTCCCGATTCCGGTTCATCGGATCCCAAGAAGAAATCTCCATTCAGTAAAATTCCTGTTTGGGCGATATTATTGGCTGTTTTTGCCCTGTTGGTCGCGGTTAACTACGCCCTTCTTTCGCGCTCAGACTCCTTAATACCTTTTTCCGAATTTCGCCAGAGGGTGGTCTCCGGAGAAATAACCCGGGTTGAAATCGGTTCGACGTATTTTACCGGTTACACCGGAAGTGCTGAAAACGCCGGAGACACCGGTTCGGGCGGCCTGAATCTTCTTTCCCAAAATGCATCTTCCCGCGAGAAAGGATATAGAACGGTTGGTTTGCTCACTGAAGAATTCGTGGCGCTTATGAACGCGAATCAGGTTGTGTACGCCGTTCATGCTAAAGAAAACAATATGTTGCTGGATTTTATCTTCCAGTGGATTCTTCCGTTTGCCATTTTCTTCCTGATGTGGCGTTTCCTCATGAAGCGCATGGGAGGCGGCATGGGCGGACTCGGAGGAAGCATTTTTTCGGCCGGGCAGGCTCGTTCCGCGGCGGTTGAAGAGGGAAAAGTGTCGACCCGGTTTGCCGATGTGGCGGGAGTAGACGAGGCAAAGGAAGAATTGGTAGAAGTCGTGGACTTTCTGAAATTCCCGAAGAAATATACCGACATCGGCGGTAAAATTCCCCGGGGCGTTTTGCTCGTAGGCCCACCCGGAACCGGTAAGACGCTCCTTGCGCGCGCCGTCGCCGGCGAAGCGGGAGTTCCTTTTTTCAGAATCAGCGGTTCTGATTTCGTGGAAATGTTCGTCGGAGTAGGCGCGTCGCGGGTAAGAGATCTTTTTAAACAAGCGCGCGAAAAAGCGCCCTGCATAGTATTTATCGACGAGTTGGACGCCATCGGCAAGTCCCGCATAAACTCGATGTCGTCGAACGACGAACGCGAACAAACCCTCAACCAGCTCTTGGTTGAAATGGACGGTTTCGACGGTTCAACCGGCCTGATTCTGTTGGCCGCCACCAACAGGCCCGATGTTCTCGATCCCGCTCTGCTTCGTCCCGGACGTTTCGATCGCCAGGTTGTGGTTGACCGTCCTGATGTGAAAGGCCGCGAGCAGATTCTGAAGATTCATTCCAAGAACGTGAAACTTTCCAAAGAGGTTCAGCTCGAAACCGTCGCGCGGACGACCAGCGGCTTTTCAGGAGCGGATCTGGCTAACGTGATTAATGAAGCGGCTCTCCTTGCTGTGCGCGCCGGCAGAAAAGTAGTCGAAATGGTAGATTTGAACGAGGCTGTCGAGAAGGCAGTGGCCGGATTACAGAAAAAAAGCCGCGTTATCAAGGAAAGCGAGCGGAAAATTGTCGCGTATCACGAGACTGGGCACGCGCTTACCGCGGCCTTTACCGAGGGTTCCGACAAGGTTCACAAGGTTTCGATCATTCCTCGGGGAATCGCCGCGCTGGGTTATACGCTTCAAATGCCGGATGAAGACAGCTATTTGAAAACCGAGAAAGAAATGATCGGCGAAGTGGATGTTCTTCTGGGCGGCAGGGCGGCCGAGGTCGTCGCCTTCGACGGGGTTTCGACGGGAGCGTCGAACGATCTCATGCGGGCGACCGAAATCGTGCGCAGAATGATAACCGATTACGGAATGAGCGATCGCTTCAGAAACGTCGCTCTGACTCAGCACGGAGCCGGATACGGCGCCGCTGATCCCAAGCTGGTGCGCGACTACTCCGAGCAGACCCAGCAGTATATCGACGAGGAAATAGCCCGAATCATAAATATCAGGTTCGAGGCGGTCAAAGCTCGATTAGCTGAAAAAAAACAGCTGTTGGACTATATATCCGGCCGATTGCTCGAAAAAGAGATTATGGAGGGAGCCGAGTTTGCGAGCATTATAGCCGCGGAATCTTCTCTGCCTAAATCCGATGCCGGCGGGCCCGCAGCCGTTTAA
- a CDS encoding flagellar biosynthesis protein FlgN has translation MEKQEFAIEAEDVDTLVSHTEIEQSIVSEIQTIQKVIEPMERMYREFHPSGSDSDIPVLATDLDSLQKKVLAQNEKNRDLLKSHMDTLRQKIISIKNPYAKRNSIYASDSHTAAHIDIKQ, from the coding sequence TTGGAAAAGCAGGAATTTGCGATAGAGGCCGAGGATGTCGACACGCTGGTTTCGCACACGGAAATCGAGCAATCGATCGTATCAGAAATACAAACCATTCAAAAAGTTATAGAACCGATGGAGCGGATGTACCGTGAATTCCATCCTTCGGGATCGGATTCGGATATCCCTGTTCTCGCGACGGATCTGGACAGCCTTCAAAAGAAAGTACTGGCCCAGAACGAAAAGAACAGAGATTTGCTCAAGTCACACATGGACACCCTGCGCCAAAAGATTATCAGCATAAAAAATCCCTACGCGAAACGAAACAGCATTTACGCGTCCGACTCCCATACAGCCGCGCATATCGACATAAAACAGTAA
- a CDS encoding LolA family protein: MNRSISGVAFSALFLIFLAPFAVGAQTITTADGFFSSVSEAYEGIQDYSANITITAMTGQRKETMVGRVAFKKPDLLRIDFTKPDEQTIVFTGKLLTIYLPEFNVVLNQSVESGSGTAGASMATPQGLSLLKRYYAVSYETGPEPVQLEENSREKVVVLSLSRRSTTEIFRTIRLMISPETKLIRRIDARTISGDQVQFDFSGYDLNQGILDNRFVYDSPASANMFNDFLFNE; this comes from the coding sequence ATGAATAGGTCTATTTCGGGTGTTGCGTTTTCTGCCCTTTTTCTGATATTTCTGGCGCCGTTTGCCGTCGGCGCCCAGACGATTACTACCGCAGACGGTTTCTTTTCATCTGTTTCCGAGGCGTATGAAGGCATACAGGATTACTCGGCAAACATAACAATTACCGCTATGACCGGTCAGCGCAAAGAGACGATGGTCGGCCGGGTCGCTTTCAAGAAGCCGGATCTTCTGAGAATCGATTTCACCAAACCAGACGAGCAGACTATCGTTTTTACCGGCAAACTGCTTACTATTTATCTTCCCGAGTTTAATGTCGTGCTCAATCAATCGGTCGAGTCGGGTTCCGGTACCGCCGGCGCTTCCATGGCGACTCCCCAGGGGTTGTCTCTGCTGAAACGATACTACGCGGTTTCGTATGAAACCGGACCGGAGCCGGTTCAGCTTGAAGAAAACTCGCGCGAAAAAGTCGTAGTGCTGTCGCTTTCGCGAAGGTCGACGACTGAAATTTTCAGAACTATCAGGCTGATGATTTCCCCTGAAACCAAATTGATCAGGAGAATCGACGCACGCACAATTTCCGGTGATCAGGTGCAGTTCGATTTTTCAGGCTACGATTTGAATCAGGGAATTCTGGATAATCGATTCGTATACGATTCTCCGGCCTCCGCCAATATGTTTAATGATTTTCTTTTCAATGAATAA
- a CDS encoding helix-turn-helix domain-containing protein — MESFGKKLTEARVARGLEFEQVARETNITRRYLEALEAEDFSAFPGEPYLLGFLRNYCDYLGLNSNEFISAYKNLKIQESPVPLKDLIPRRNFSDLLFSNPVIGKMIGAAIAAAILIGIGVGSYGFFGKMMSDMNKGEEIAVREAVDHQIGDVEFQGRVFAGDSLTVTVGGVPYRMTVIASAPAVKLETPAGMRVIELAQDMLLDLDGEGTPDAKIFVADLFRDDPSKGATLHVSAGNLVEPGQTVAGVLGENTATGDAAAAAGDVVVPQEPNKPGETTHLVLFEGGSAYPVTLNATFRGYCLFRFEADKTNREERYYQKSELLTVQAKNGFRVWASNGNAVKIQMLAGGKTVDLELSRPGEVLVRDLKWIKDEESGRFKFIVQEVD; from the coding sequence ATGGAATCTTTCGGAAAAAAATTAACAGAGGCGCGCGTTGCACGAGGTTTAGAGTTCGAACAGGTCGCGCGGGAAACAAATATAACCCGGCGCTATCTGGAAGCCCTCGAAGCGGAAGATTTTTCCGCCTTCCCCGGCGAACCGTATCTTCTCGGTTTTCTTCGCAACTACTGCGACTACCTCGGTTTAAATAGCAACGAGTTTATTTCGGCATACAAGAACCTGAAGATTCAGGAATCTCCGGTGCCGCTCAAAGACTTGATTCCTCGCAGAAATTTTTCCGATCTTCTATTCTCGAATCCCGTCATCGGCAAGATGATAGGGGCCGCCATCGCCGCGGCGATATTAATCGGCATCGGCGTCGGAAGCTACGGCTTTTTCGGCAAGATGATGTCCGACATGAACAAAGGCGAGGAGATAGCCGTACGCGAAGCTGTCGATCATCAGATCGGAGACGTTGAATTTCAGGGTCGCGTGTTTGCCGGAGACAGCCTCACCGTGACGGTAGGCGGGGTGCCCTATCGGATGACCGTCATAGCTTCGGCTCCGGCGGTAAAACTTGAAACGCCCGCGGGGATGAGGGTGATCGAGCTTGCGCAGGATATGCTGCTCGACCTTGACGGCGAAGGCACGCCCGACGCCAAGATATTCGTCGCCGATCTATTCCGCGACGATCCGTCCAAAGGCGCGACCTTGCATGTTTCAGCCGGAAATTTGGTTGAGCCCGGCCAAACCGTCGCCGGCGTTCTCGGCGAAAATACCGCAACCGGCGATGCAGCCGCCGCGGCGGGCGATGTCGTGGTTCCCCAGGAGCCCAATAAGCCCGGCGAGACTACACATCTTGTGCTGTTCGAAGGCGGTTCTGCCTATCCCGTAACGCTCAACGCAACCTTCCGCGGCTACTGTCTGTTCCGCTTCGAAGCCGATAAAACGAACCGCGAAGAGCGGTATTACCAGAAATCGGAGTTGCTGACCGTTCAGGCTAAAAACGGTTTTCGCGTATGGGCGTCCAACGGCAACGCCGTGAAAATCCAGATGCTCGCCGGCGGAAAAACGGTCGATTTAGAATTGAGCCGGCCCGGAGAAGTATTGGTGAGAGACTTGAAATGGATAAAGGATGAAGAATCCGGACGCTTCAAGTTCATCGTCCAGGAAGTAGATTAA
- the fliS gene encoding flagellar export chaperone FliS yields MGYNQALSAYRETRIRTASQGTLIIMLYDEAIKRLGEAAALLDGQTQNNPATIEPVSNHIVKAQEIITELTASLDMEAGGEISRNLLSLYTYFNQQLLEANFEKKPQKIEFVKSMMDQLRAAWVEVVNNTAVPANLQASPAGINIAG; encoded by the coding sequence GTGGGTTACAACCAGGCGCTGAGCGCATACCGCGAGACGAGAATCCGGACAGCCAGCCAAGGCACGCTGATTATTATGCTTTACGACGAGGCTATTAAGCGCCTCGGAGAGGCGGCAGCCCTTCTTGACGGTCAAACGCAGAATAATCCGGCGACTATCGAACCGGTGAGCAATCATATCGTAAAAGCGCAGGAAATCATTACAGAACTCACCGCTTCTCTGGATATGGAAGCCGGCGGAGAAATCTCCCGAAACCTGCTTTCCCTCTATACCTACTTCAATCAACAGCTTCTCGAGGCGAATTTCGAGAAAAAACCTCAAAAAATCGAATTCGTCAAATCGATGATGGATCAATTACGGGCGGCATGGGTCGAAGTCGTGAATAATACTGCTGTGCCGGCAAATCTCCAGGCGAGTCCTGCAGGCATAAACATAGCCGGTTAA
- a CDS encoding MiaB/RimO family radical SAM methylthiotransferase, which produces MQFFLDAHGCAKNQVDAEILVGILKNRGWESSELPEHADLIIVNSCGFIESAKTESIEAVVTARKAYPKAKVLLAGCLAERYAEVFQDNLSEADAFFGNGDLSRLPEILDALFPASSASADSPRPVLKPAQRGVCGGSRPDLLSFPRSAYVKITEGCDNWCSFCAIPLIRGALRSRTIEEVVSECRELVSRGVYELNLIGQDLAAFGCGSGLESTGEPAADGQAVPSSGSDADPSKPSPLSRLLSALSALPGDFRVRLLYIHPDHFPRDILPVMAGDPRFLPYFDIPFQSGDDSLIHAMNRKGSVSGYEKLVQDIRAAFKASPYETAVLRTTFLVGFPGETDEAHQNTARFLSSIRSLWSGCFTWSAEEGTRAADLKKKVPKKTAKARMEALQQIQTEITPKELQFFLGKKIEVLIEECIPDPPAEAEQADEDDGIPVSQTHLALGRAWFQAPEVDGSVVLQYEDASKGKDGAPVAPGSVVEALVIGVNGVDIEALAQ; this is translated from the coding sequence ATGCAGTTTTTTCTAGATGCTCACGGATGCGCTAAAAACCAGGTCGACGCTGAAATTCTCGTCGGCATATTGAAGAATCGGGGGTGGGAATCCTCCGAGCTTCCGGAACATGCCGATCTTATTATTGTAAATTCCTGCGGATTCATAGAATCCGCCAAAACCGAATCCATAGAAGCGGTCGTAACCGCGCGCAAAGCGTATCCGAAAGCGAAAGTCCTTCTTGCCGGGTGCCTGGCAGAACGCTATGCCGAAGTGTTTCAGGACAACCTGTCTGAGGCCGACGCTTTTTTCGGAAACGGCGATCTCTCGCGCCTGCCTGAAATACTCGACGCTCTTTTCCCCGCCTCGTCGGCTTCCGCCGATTCTCCCCGGCCGGTATTGAAGCCTGCCCAGCGCGGAGTTTGCGGCGGTTCGCGCCCCGACCTGTTATCCTTCCCCCGTTCCGCCTACGTTAAGATCACGGAAGGCTGCGATAACTGGTGTTCTTTCTGCGCGATTCCCCTTATTCGGGGAGCTCTCAGGAGCAGAACGATCGAAGAAGTAGTATCAGAGTGCAGGGAGCTCGTCTCCCGCGGCGTGTATGAACTTAATCTCATCGGGCAGGATCTGGCGGCCTTCGGTTGCGGTTCCGGACTCGAAAGCACGGGCGAACCCGCCGCGGACGGACAAGCGGTTCCTTCTTCCGGCAGCGACGCCGATCCTTCGAAGCCGTCTCCGCTTTCGCGCCTGCTCTCGGCTCTATCGGCGCTCCCGGGCGATTTCCGCGTTCGCCTCCTGTATATCCACCCCGACCACTTCCCGCGCGACATTCTTCCGGTAATGGCCGGCGACCCGCGCTTTCTGCCGTATTTCGATATTCCCTTCCAGTCCGGGGACGACAGCCTTATCCATGCGATGAACCGGAAAGGAAGCGTTTCGGGGTATGAAAAACTCGTACAGGACATACGCGCTGCTTTCAAAGCGAGCCCCTACGAAACCGCTGTTCTGAGAACCACCTTTCTGGTCGGCTTCCCGGGAGAAACCGACGAAGCTCATCAGAACACCGCCCGATTCCTTTCGAGCATCAGAAGCCTGTGGTCCGGATGTTTTACCTGGTCTGCGGAAGAAGGAACCCGGGCAGCCGACTTGAAGAAAAAAGTGCCGAAAAAAACCGCGAAGGCCCGAATGGAAGCGCTTCAACAGATTCAGACGGAAATCACTCCGAAGGAATTGCAGTTCTTTCTCGGTAAAAAAATCGAAGTCCTTATCGAAGAGTGCATACCCGATCCTCCCGCGGAGGCAGAACAAGCCGACGAAGACGACGGAATCCCCGTTTCCCAAACGCATCTCGCGCTCGGGCGAGCCTGGTTCCAGGCCCCTGAAGTAGACGGTTCGGTCGTTCTTCAGTATGAAGACGCGAGCAAAGGAAAAGACGGCGCACCTGTCGCTCCCGGATCGGTCGTTGAAGCGTTGGTGATCGGCGTGAACGGGGTCGATATCGAAGCCCTCGCCCAATAA